In Chryseobacterium turcicum, a single window of DNA contains:
- a CDS encoding DegT/DnrJ/EryC1/StrS family aminotransferase codes for MEIKFLDLQKINLLHQEEIEYNLLKTFRSGWYLQGNETKSFEKNLAQYIGSKHIIGVANGLDALRLIIRAYIELGTFKEGDEIIVPANTYIASVLAISDNNLIPVFVEPDINTQNIDIDKIDQYITLRTKAIMTVHLYGKIAYNNKLSEIVKKHNLKLIEDNAQAIGAIYKGVKTGNLGDASGFSFYPGKNLGALGDGGAVSTNDDELASAIKAIANYGSNEKYVNIYKGLNSRLDEIQASVLNIKLKYIDQENNRRRQISERYSNEIINFKIILPSTKENDLEHVWHLYIIRSAERDRLQKYLADKGIQTLIHYPIPPHLQKCYPEYNHLKYPITEQLSDEVLSLPISPVLDEESVTYIIDAMNSFE; via the coding sequence ATGGAAATTAAATTTCTTGACCTACAAAAAATTAATCTACTTCACCAAGAAGAAATTGAATACAATTTGCTAAAAACATTCCGTAGCGGATGGTATCTTCAAGGTAATGAAACAAAAAGTTTCGAAAAAAATCTTGCACAATATATAGGATCAAAACACATTATAGGAGTAGCAAATGGTCTTGATGCTCTCAGATTAATCATTAGAGCTTATATAGAATTAGGAACATTTAAGGAAGGTGACGAGATTATTGTTCCTGCAAATACTTATATTGCCTCTGTTTTAGCAATTTCAGATAATAATCTTATACCTGTTTTTGTAGAGCCGGATATTAATACTCAAAATATTGATATTGATAAAATAGACCAATACATAACTTTACGAACTAAGGCTATTATGACCGTTCATCTATATGGTAAAATAGCTTATAATAACAAACTTTCAGAAATTGTAAAGAAACATAATCTTAAATTGATTGAAGATAATGCTCAAGCAATTGGAGCTATTTACAAAGGAGTTAAAACAGGTAATCTTGGAGACGCATCAGGATTTAGCTTTTATCCCGGAAAAAATTTAGGCGCTTTAGGAGACGGAGGAGCGGTTTCAACAAATGATGATGAGTTGGCGTCTGCAATAAAAGCAATTGCTAATTATGGATCAAACGAAAAATATGTTAATATTTATAAAGGATTAAACTCTAGACTCGATGAAATTCAAGCAAGTGTATTAAATATAAAGCTAAAATATATTGATCAAGAAAACAATAGAAGAAGACAGATTTCAGAAAGATATTCCAACGAAATAATCAATTTTAAAATTATTTTACCTTCCACAAAAGAGAACGATTTGGAACATGTTTGGCACTTATATATAATTAGGAGCGCAGAAAGAGACAGATTACAAAAATATTTAGCAGATAAAGGAATTCAAACATTAATTCACTATCCTATTCCGCCACATTTACAAAAATGCTACCCCGAATACAACCACCTCAAATACCCAATTACCGAACAATTAAGCGACGAAGTTTTGAGTCTTCCAATAAGTCCTGTTTTAGATGAAGAATCAGTAACTTATATTATTGATGCAATGAATAGCTTTGAATAA